The nucleotide sequence GTTTGCTCATTGCTGAGCCGCAGGCAACAGCGCAAAGAGAATTTTGAATTGGCAGTCTAAATCGATTTCATGTCAAGGATTTTTCAAGGTCGACATGAATAATGTTGCCGTCGCAAAGCATCTCGTGCTATCGCGGTATTGGGTTTAAAAATAAAGCACTTACGATTATCAGGATAAGGCTATTGAAAATGAAAAGATTCACCTCCCCACGCGTCGCGGCGCTTTTAGCGCTGTTTCTCCTTACACAAAATGGCATTACCGCCCTGGCAGGCATCTGCTTCACAGCAGGCCAGGGAGTGGTCTTAACCGGTGCTGACGGCGTTGTGCTGACCGGCGCAGATGGCGTCGTTCTCACGGGTGCCGATGGCGTTGTGTTGACCGGCGCAGATGGTGTCGTGCTAACCGGCGCAGATGGCGTCGTACTGACCGGCGCTGACGCCTTAACTTATACAGGCGTGGAAGGTGTGGTACTGACCGGCGCGGACTCGACAGGCATCCAGAGCCTCGACCCGCAACTGGCGCTGACCTTGAATTATCTGCCTGATTCGAGTGCGGTCAACGTCTTCTTCGTCTTTCACCAAATGCCGACCGCCGACGATTTCAATGCGCTGCGCGCCGCAGGCATCGCCGGAGGCACTTGCTTCCACAATCTGCCAATCGTTCTGGTCAATGCCACCAAGATACAGATCGCCGCGGTCTCGTCGCTACCTTCGATACGCTCAATCTATTCGAATAAGACATTCGAGTTCTTCGCCGATGACACGCGGGTCATCACAGGTCAGCGCAGCGTGGTGAGCGACCGTGTGCTGACGTCGCGCAACGGTGGCCTGCCAGTCTCCGGCCAGGGCGTCACTGTGGCGGTGATCGACACGGGCATAGACGCCACGCACCCCGATCTCTCCTATGGTCAGCAAGTCATTCAAAACGTTCGCATCGCCGATGCGCAAGGCGGCGCCCCGACCTTTATGTATCCGACCGCCGTCGAAGGGTTGAACGATAGTGATCTGACGATGGGTCACGGCACCTTTGTGGCGAGCGTCATTGCTGGCACAGGCGCGGCGTCGGGTGGCTATTACGGCGGCATGGCCCCCGGAGCGAAGCTGCTGGGGCTGTCAGCCGGCGACGCCAATCTCTTTTTCGTGTTGTCAGCGATGGATTACGTCTTGACGCACCGCCTCGATCAGAACATCCGCGTCGTCAATTGCAGCTTTGGCATCAGCGGTGTCTTTGACGCCAATGACCCGGTCAACATCGCCACCCAGGTGCTGCACGACAATGGCATCAACGTCGTGTTTTCAGCCGGCAATCGCGGCGATCAGGCCAACTCATTGAACCCTTACTCGGTCGCCCCCTGGGTGATCGGCGTCGGCGCTGCTACCAAGAGCGGCTCGCTGTCGAGCTTCTCATCGCGTGGCGCGGCTGGCTACGGTGAGTTCTATCCAACGCTCGTTGCGCCCGGCCAGGCGGTCGTCGCCGCACGAGCCACGGGCATCAATGTGGTCGGCACATCAGGGCTCAGCGCCGGCCTGGCTTCGACCGACAACGATTTGCAGACCATCTCGCCTTCTTACCTGCCGCGCTACACCTCAAGCTCGGGCACGAGCTTCTCCGCGCCGCACGTCGCCGCGACCATCGCGTTAATGCTTCAGGCGAATCCCGCGCTTGAGCCGGATCAAGTCAAGAGCATTCTGCAAGACACGGCGACGCCGATGCTCGGTTATTCGCGATATGAAGTTGGCGCGGGCTATTTGAACACCTATGCGGCGGTGCGCAAAGCGGCTTTGAATACCGAGTTCGGCGACTTCCGCAAGCAACTCCGTACCGCATCCTTTTCGCTGTCGCGCAGCTTGCTCGGCGGCTTTACTGGCGTTGTCGCGCCGGGCGCGACCTGGTCTGCCACCTTTGAGGTGCCGGCGGACGCCGTCTTCGCCACCACAGGGATCACCTGGCAGAATCAGAACCTGCCGGGCAATGCCCTGACGATGGCGCTGAGCCACGATCTCACGACCGTCAAGGCAGCGCCCGCGGCGCAATTCCTCGGCCCGACTTCGCAAAAAGTCGGCATGACGCTCAACGACCCGGCAGTTGGCACCTGGACGATCAAGGTCACAAACACCAGCGATGCCGTCACCGGCACGGCGCAACGTTTCAGCGGCGCCATCGAAGTCATTCGCATGAACTCCACTGTCGTTGGCCTGGACCAGTCTTCACCCGTCGAGCGACAGGCCGCCTTGCGAGCCTTGCGTTGCGGGTTGATGACGGTGACGGACAACGATTTCGCACCGACCGCCACGGCCACGCGGTTGCAGGCGGCGCGCGCCCTGATGCTCGGCGCCGGTTTGCGTGTCCCCCAATTTCTACCCTACTCGCCCACCTATTCGGATGTCAGTGGCGGCGATGCCATTTTCATCGAGAGTGTCGCGCATTCGCCGAACGGCGACCTGTTTAACACCAGTGGCGCGCAGTTCAATCCCAATGGTCAGGCCGACCGCCTGACGGTCGCCATCGCCCTGGTTAAAGCCCTCGGACTGGGCAGCGCGGCTCAGTCGTCGGGCTCGATCAATCCGGGTCTTACCGACTGGCAACAGATTCCGGTCGCGGCGCGCGGTTATGTCAGTGTCGCGGTCAGTCGCGGGTTGATGAGTGCAAATACGTTGGGCCAGTTTCGCCCGGCCGACGGCATCACGCGCATAGACCTTGCAAAGGCGGCGAGTGGCCTATTATTGGCAACCCGTTAAAAGTAACCTTAGACTTCAAGAATTTTTCAACCACTTTCGAGCATAATTCTTTTGACACTTAGCCAAATAGTTTGACTGTGGCTCGTCCTTCGGGCAGCCACTCAAAAGCGCGGTATTTTCTGGGGAGGGATGCCGCGCTTTTTTATTTTTCGCTTCTGAGACTCGCAACCTGGAAGGCCAGCCAACATCTCAAGCCAATCCGCTTTTATCCTCAAGTCAAGCTCAGTCGGAACACCCGGCAGCCGCGGCATGTTTTCGGGGATCAATCCTCGTCGCTGAAGATCACACGGCCTTGCGCCGGTTTCGCATTTGATGTTGTCATGTAGCCGTCTTTGCCGCAGCGGTATTGGACAGTCCAATCCTGACACGCCTGCAAATGTTTTTGGGCAAAGTGAGCCGTCAGTTAGACCGACGGCTCACTCTCAGATAACCATCTGAATGAGAGAACCAATTCCGTTACGGGTCGTCGGAGCGCGAATCGGCGCGCAGGTTAAAAGGTGCGCGGGGATGAGCGACATAAACGGCAACAAGCTGCCGGTATCGCCTGACTCATCCGGCGACGGCGGCGCGGTGTTGTTCGGCTCGCTCGTCTTCATGGGGATGGCTCGCATGCTGTGACGCTGAGGCGCGGCTTGGTGATCCCTATACGCGTGGGGTTCTGGCGCGTGTTATTCCACTGATGAAGAAATGACGACGGTAGTTTTAGCTACCGCATTCCTCTTTGTCAACGGGCGCGGGGAATTCGAGCGCGAAACGGGCTGCGCGCTGGTGCTGCGAATGACATCGAGCTGGCGTGGGTTAGAATCTTGCCTTTATTTATGCCAGCTATGGCACCAGCGTGCCGGCTCAATTTGATGTTGCGTGGCGCAATAGTTTTAGAGGCGGCGACTGTCTGTGTCAATAGTCAAAGGGGCGCAGCCTTCGACGGCCACAGTTATTTGTTCGCCTTGAACCGGCTCACCTGCCAGATGCCGCGAGCAACCGGCGGCATGAGGGCTTGATGGTGCCTGACCAGAGTCTATTCATTCTCGAATAACCATTGGGGATGAACCGCCAAGACGCCAAGACCGCCAAGAGAACGCCGAGCTTTTCTTGGCGGTCTTGGCGTCTTGGCGGTTTAAGTCCGGAGAATGAATAGACCCTGGGTGCCTGACAGGCATTCTTGCTGCCGTCATGAGGCGCGTGATAGACTCGCTGGTGATGTTGCGCCTGATTGATCGCTACCTGATTCGCGAAATCGTCCCGTACTTGCTGCTCAGCTTGCTGCTGCTGACGGCGATCATCTTTTTCCATGAAGCAAGCCGGTTCTCGGAGCTGCTGGTCGTCGCCTCGCGAAATGGGCTGCCGATGCAAGCGATTTCGCGGCTGCTGACGGCGCTAATCCCCGGAATCCTGGTCTTCACGCTGCCGATCTCCTTGTTGATGGGTGTGCTCGTCGGCATGGGCCGAATGTCAGGCGACAGCGAAATCATCGCGCTCGGTGCCAGTGGCTTACCGCGCACGCGCATGCTGCGGCCCGTCATGGCCGTCGGGCTAATCGTCACGGCCATCATGCTTTACCTGACTTTTTCATGGTTGCCGCGAAGCATAAGACAGCTCACGGACTTGAAGTCGAACCAGAGCCTCGTCTTTCAAGGGTTGAACACCGAAATCAAGCCGCGCGTCTTTGAGGAAAGCATCCCGCAAAAGGTTCTCTATATCGAAGAGATTGACCGGGCGCGCAATCAGTGGCGCAACGTCTTCCTGGTTGACCTCGGGCAAGACCCTTCCGAGATGACGATTGTCACGGCCAACTCAGGCGCGCTGCGTCAAGGCGCGCGCTCGGATATGCCTGAGCTTTACCTTGAGAAAGGCATGGCTCACCAGACGGCACGGGTCGCCGCCCCCGACGCGGAAGCTGAAAGCAAATCCGCCAGTCATCCGAAAGAATCGCGCCCCGCGGCGACTGCCGATGCGGCGACGGCGAGTGCCGACGGCGAATCACGCGAAAAAAGAAAGAAGAATCTACAGGAGAAATACACCACCAACAGCTTCACACAAATGACCCTCGGCATCGAGGCGCCGAGCGATAACAAAGACGACATGGGGCTCGACAGAGAGGCGACCGCGGTTGAAGAGATGACCTGGAGCCAGCTCGTCAACTTCACGCCGGCCCCGGCGGACGAACGCCCGTGGCGCGCAGAGATTCACCGGCGGCTGGCGCTGCCGACGGCTTGCCTGGTCTTTGCCCTGCTCGGCGTCGCCTTTGGCATCAGCAACGTCAGGACGGGCCGCTCCTTCGGCCTCTTTCTCGGCCTTGCCTTTACCATCAGCTATTACCTCCTGGCCTTGTCCGGTCAGCACGCCGCCGTCGTCGGCAAGCTGCCGGTTTGGCTCGGCATCTGGCAAGCGAACATCGTTATGGGCGGGCTCGGCCTGCTGGTGCTGGCGCTGCAAAGGCGGCCCGGTGCCGACCCGCTCGCCCTGTTGCGCAGCCTGCGCTACCTGTTGCCCGCACGCGCCCCGCAGAATGGGGATGCCGGCAGCCCCGCGCCTGTCGGGAATCAGCCAGCTCGCCAGCGACCTGCCGGCAATAGCGGGGGGCGGCGCGCACCACGTCTGCGCTTGCTTCAGTTGCTTGACCGGCTAGTGCTTTCAGACCTCATGCGCTTTTTCGTCTTCATCCTCGGCGGTGTTTCAGCGCTTTTCCTGATCATCACACTCTTTCAACTGCTCGACGCCATCGCTCGCAATCACACAGACTGGTCTGTGGTCATCAACTACCTGGTCTTCCTGCTGCCGATGATTGTTAACTATGTGACGCCGATGGCGGCGCTGGTCGCCGTGATGGTGACCTTCGGGCTGTTGCAAAAAACCAGTCAGGTCGTCGCGCTCACCGCATCGGGCCAATCGATATATCGGATGGCGGTTCCTGCGCTGATGGCTTCGCTATTGCTATCGGCTTTCGTCTTCTTTAATCAAGATTACATCCTGCCGTTCACCAATAGCCGCCAGAACAACCTCCGTTACTTAATCCGCAAGGGCCAGGAGCCGCCGCAGACGTTTTATCAAACGACCAATCAGTGGCTCTTCGGACAGGAGTCGCGCATTTTTAACTATGCCTACTTTGACGGCAGCAGCAATACGTTTGCGCGGCTGAACGTGATTGACCTGACGCGCGAGCCGTTCGGCATTACTCGGCGGCTCTACGCGCGGCGGGCTCGTTGGGACGATGCGACCGGCGAGTGGGTTTTAGAAAACGGTTGGGAGCGCCGCTTCAATAATGATCGGACGGTCTATTACAATCCCTTCAAAGAACAGCGCGTGCAACTGGCCGAAAGGCCCGACTATTTTAAGAAGGATGTGCGCAGCTCAAGCTCGCTGACGCTGGCAGAGTTGCGCCATAAGATCGCCGATTTGCAGCAAGCGGGTTTCGACGTCCTCGACCTGCGCATCGCCCTGCAAGCAAAGATCGCCTTTCCGCTCGCCTGCCTGGTGATGGTCATCGTTGCCCTGCCCTTCGCGTTTTCGGTCGGCAAACGCGGCGCGCTGTATGGGGTCGCCATTGGCATCGCCATCGGCCTGGTTTATTGGGGAATGCTGTCGCTGTTCGAGCAAATGGGCCGCTACGAGATGCTGCCGCCGATGCTGGCAGCGTGGGGGCCGAACATGTTATTCGGCGCCGGCGGGCTGTACCTCTTCTTGAAATCGCGCACCTGACCTCGGCTGATTGATGACCGATGTGTTCGGGCCGCTCAGCGATCAACGCGGCAGGTCGGCGACGGCAGCCAGAGCGCGGCGAGTGCTCTCCCAATAGATCATCTCGACGGCCGTGTCGTAATCCACCCAGACAAACCCATCGTGCTCGATGCAGTCAATCACCACATCCCGCTTCGCCACTTCCAGGGCAAAGCAATGTTCCTCATTGTGGGTCACCCCGGGAGCATATTTGACACGCCACTGCGGCGCGATCTCGAAGACGTTGACGATGCCGAGCGGGATCAAGTCGTCGTGGCGTGCGTGGTAGCCGGTCTCTTCATAGACCTCGCGGATCGCCGCCGCGGTGTGGGTTTCGCCCGCTTCAAGCGAGCCGGTGACCGATTGCCAGAAGCCGCCATGACTTTGGACGCGGCGCAAGAGCAAGTACTCGCGGCCTCGCGGCGTTTCAGTAAAGAGAACAACCTGTACCGAGCGCGGCTGTTTGTATGACATCGCCGACTTGAGGCGCGTTGGCACTGAGCGAGAAAAGGAGCAAGAGGTACAGAAAGGAAGCCGCTCGCGGTGGCTGCGAGAATTTGGTAGCGATGAGGATGGCTGAACGGTTCAAGCGCAGCCACCGCGATACGGCTTTGCGAATCAAGCGAACGCACGGACGCGCTCGCTTACTTTTTCGGAAGCACCGAATCTTTGGCGGCCTTGGCGACGCGGAAGCGCACGACCGTCTTGGCGGCGATCTTCATGGCTTCGCCGGTCTTCGGGTTGCGGCCCATGCGCGCCTTGGTCTTCTTGACCACGAGCTTGCCGATGCCGGGAATGGTGAACTCGCCATTCTTCTTGGTCTCGCGGTAAGCGATCTCATTCAACGAATCCAGGAAAGTCGCCGCCGCCTTCTTGTTGGTGCCGGTGGCTTCGCCGAGTTCGGTTGCCAGTTGCGTTTTCGACATCTTCTTCTTTGCAGTTCCAGTTGCCATAATTAAGCTATGCCTCTTTCTCCTTCATAGAATATTGGGGTCGGCACAAATGCCGACGAGTCGCAGTGCAAGCGGTCATATCCGCGTCGTCCAGACGGCGAGGTTATGCCGCCCAAAAAGATACCCCTGCTTGGGCCGCCCCATACGAGCCAGCGAAAACAGGGGTTGACTGCGACGCGAAGATTACTACAGTCAAACGAAAGATGCAACTGGGAATCGTCAAAAATCCCAGGTTTTTTGAGGGATTTTGCAATGTGTGGCGATGGCCGAAGCGCTCACGCGCGTTGACGGCGATGGCCGCGCGCTCCAAGTGGCATCGCCGTGAGAGTCACCGTCACTTCACGACACAGTTGACTTCGCCAGAGACACGGTGCGAGAATTCTGCGTCGAGCCGGGCTTTCAAACTCCGCCCGCCACAGCGCCAGCGGCTTCCGGCTTCTAACGATTGACTGCCGTGCATCATCAGTGAGTAGTAAAGATGTTACCACTTAAGCCAACGCCATTCGCGAAAGACGATAGACCACACTGGAACATCGGTGTGGACCGCCGTCACGTCGCCATTTATATCGCCGTCGCGCTGGTCGCTGGGTTCGCCATCGGGTTCATGGTGGCGCGCGGCCTCGGGCAAAAAGAACCGCCGCAGGTGGTGCAGACAGCAACCGCTGCCGCTGCCCCGGCGCTGCCGGCGCGGGCCGCGGAGGTCGAAACGCCGCCGACCAATTTCCACAAAGTCACTCGTCTGCTTCGCGCCGACACCCTCGAAGTCGAA is from Blastocatellia bacterium and encodes:
- a CDS encoding LptF/LptG family permease, whose amino-acid sequence is MIDSLVMLRLIDRYLIREIVPYLLLSLLLLTAIIFFHEASRFSELLVVASRNGLPMQAISRLLTALIPGILVFTLPISLLMGVLVGMGRMSGDSEIIALGASGLPRTRMLRPVMAVGLIVTAIMLYLTFSWLPRSIRQLTDLKSNQSLVFQGLNTEIKPRVFEESIPQKVLYIEEIDRARNQWRNVFLVDLGQDPSEMTIVTANSGALRQGARSDMPELYLEKGMAHQTARVAAPDAEAESKSASHPKESRPAATADAATASADGESREKRKKNLQEKYTTNSFTQMTLGIEAPSDNKDDMGLDREATAVEEMTWSQLVNFTPAPADERPWRAEIHRRLALPTACLVFALLGVAFGISNVRTGRSFGLFLGLAFTISYYLLALSGQHAAVVGKLPVWLGIWQANIVMGGLGLLVLALQRRPGADPLALLRSLRYLLPARAPQNGDAGSPAPVGNQPARQRPAGNSGGRRAPRLRLLQLLDRLVLSDLMRFFVFILGGVSALFLIITLFQLLDAIARNHTDWSVVINYLVFLLPMIVNYVTPMAALVAVMVTFGLLQKTSQVVALTASGQSIYRMAVPALMASLLLSAFVFFNQDYILPFTNSRQNNLRYLIRKGQEPPQTFYQTTNQWLFGQESRIFNYAYFDGSSNTFARLNVIDLTREPFGITRRLYARRARWDDATGEWVLENGWERRFNNDRTVYYNPFKEQRVQLAERPDYFKKDVRSSSSLTLAELRHKIADLQQAGFDVLDLRIALQAKIAFPLACLVMVIVALPFAFSVGKRGALYGVAIGIAIGLVYWGMLSLFEQMGRYEMLPPMLAAWGPNMLFGAGGLYLFLKSRT
- the nudB gene encoding dihydroneopterin triphosphate diphosphatase; protein product: MSYKQPRSVQVVLFTETPRGREYLLLRRVQSHGGFWQSVTGSLEAGETHTAAAIREVYEETGYHARHDDLIPLGIVNVFEIAPQWRVKYAPGVTHNEEHCFALEVAKRDVVIDCIEHDGFVWVDYDTAVEMIYWESTRRALAAVADLPR
- a CDS encoding HU family DNA-binding protein, which codes for MATGTAKKKMSKTQLATELGEATGTNKKAAATFLDSLNEIAYRETKKNGEFTIPGIGKLVVKKTKARMGRNPKTGEAMKIAAKTVVRFRVAKAAKDSVLPKK
- a CDS encoding S8 family serine peptidase; the encoded protein is MKRFTSPRVAALLALFLLTQNGITALAGICFTAGQGVVLTGADGVVLTGADGVVLTGADGVVLTGADGVVLTGADGVVLTGADALTYTGVEGVVLTGADSTGIQSLDPQLALTLNYLPDSSAVNVFFVFHQMPTADDFNALRAAGIAGGTCFHNLPIVLVNATKIQIAAVSSLPSIRSIYSNKTFEFFADDTRVITGQRSVVSDRVLTSRNGGLPVSGQGVTVAVIDTGIDATHPDLSYGQQVIQNVRIADAQGGAPTFMYPTAVEGLNDSDLTMGHGTFVASVIAGTGAASGGYYGGMAPGAKLLGLSAGDANLFFVLSAMDYVLTHRLDQNIRVVNCSFGISGVFDANDPVNIATQVLHDNGINVVFSAGNRGDQANSLNPYSVAPWVIGVGAATKSGSLSSFSSRGAAGYGEFYPTLVAPGQAVVAARATGINVVGTSGLSAGLASTDNDLQTISPSYLPRYTSSSGTSFSAPHVAATIALMLQANPALEPDQVKSILQDTATPMLGYSRYEVGAGYLNTYAAVRKAALNTEFGDFRKQLRTASFSLSRSLLGGFTGVVAPGATWSATFEVPADAVFATTGITWQNQNLPGNALTMALSHDLTTVKAAPAAQFLGPTSQKVGMTLNDPAVGTWTIKVTNTSDAVTGTAQRFSGAIEVIRMNSTVVGLDQSSPVERQAALRALRCGLMTVTDNDFAPTATATRLQAARALMLGAGLRVPQFLPYSPTYSDVSGGDAIFIESVAHSPNGDLFNTSGAQFNPNGQADRLTVAIALVKALGLGSAAQSSGSINPGLTDWQQIPVAARGYVSVAVSRGLMSANTLGQFRPADGITRIDLAKAASGLLLATR